A genomic stretch from Haloarchaeobius amylolyticus includes:
- a CDS encoding 50S ribosomal protein L37ae, with amino-acid sequence MAKKKGKTGSAGRFGARYGRVSRRRVAEIEDEMRNSKVDGDNVKRLGTGIWVNEETGEKFTGGTYRPETPAGRTVRRSIRAALSEEDE; translated from the coding sequence ATGGCCAAGAAGAAAGGAAAGACGGGGAGCGCCGGCCGATTCGGCGCTCGCTACGGGCGTGTCTCCCGACGCCGCGTCGCGGAGATCGAAGACGAGATGCGCAACTCCAAGGTCGACGGCGACAACGTCAAGCGCCTCGGCACGGGTATCTGGGTGAACGAGGAGACCGGTGAGAAGTTCACCGGCGGTACCTACCGCCCCGAGACGCCCGCAGGCCGTACCGTCCGCCGGTCGATCCGCGCCGCGCTCTCCGAAGAAGACGAATGA
- a CDS encoding DNA-directed RNA polymerase subunit P: MSYKCSRCKRDVTLDSYGGVRCPYCGHRVLLKERSTDIKTVDVE; encoded by the coding sequence ATGAGCTACAAGTGCTCGCGGTGCAAGCGTGACGTGACGCTCGACTCCTACGGCGGCGTCCGCTGTCCGTACTGCGGACACCGCGTGCTGCTGAAAGAGCGCAGTACCGACATCAAGACCGTCGACGTCGAGTAA